One Polynucleobacter necessarius genomic window, TTCGGCAAATTTTTCTATATCAGCGACCGCTTCCGATTGATCAAATCCATGTTCTACCGCAATTAGGCCTTTGGGATTAAGGTGGCTAGAAGCCCCCCGAATAATCGCCTGAAGACAACTTAGGCCATCGGCATGATCTGTTAGTGCAGAAATAGGCTCATAGCGAAGATCACCCTGTGCAAGGTGAGGGTCTTGAGCGGCGATGTAAGGAGGGTTACTTAGAATGACATCAAAAAAATCTACAATATCCAAGGCATGGTACCAATCTCCTTGCAAAAATTTCACACGAGAATCAAGACCCAGTTTTTTGGCATTAGCCTTGGCAATCTCCAAGGCAGTAGAGGATTGGTCGGTAGCAATCACTTGCACATTAGGCAGCTCATGGGCAATTGCCAATGCTATTGCCCCAGACCCAGTGCCGAGATCCAAAATCCTTAGACAGCCTTCTAAATTTTCAATACATTTGATCTCTTGAAGGGCTATATCAACAAGTAATTCTGTTTCAGGGCGCGGTATCAAGACGCCGGGCGCTACCGTAAGTTCAATATTGTGAAAATCTCTCTTGCCAATGAGATAGGCGACTGGCTCGCCCGATAACCTCTTGGATTCAAGCGAATACCAATTTTCTATTGCTAGGGCGTGGAGCTCCAATTCATCGCGAGAGATAATTGCTGATCGAGGTAGCTGGTAGTGTTTATCAAGTACGTGCGCCATCAAGATATGAGCTTCGTTACGAGGAAGCGCTGTGCTGCCCAGTAGGGATCGCAGACTCAAACCCTTATTCATTATCAATTTAGTGAATAATTAATTGTCACCAAGTGCTGCGAGTAATTCGGCTTGATGTTCAAATGCAAGGGCATTACAGAGATCATCGAGATCACCATCCATCATGGCATCAATTTTATACAGGGTAAGATTAATGCGGTGATCGGTGATGCGACCTTGTGGGAAGTTATAGGTCCGAATGCGATCGCTACGATCACCTGAGCCAATCAGGGATTTTCGTGTTTGCGCTTCGCGTTGATGCTTTTCACGTTCACGGGCATCCATGATGCGTGAGACCAATACTTTCATTGCTTGTTCGCGGTTACGGTGTTGGCTACGGTCATCCTGACACTCCACTACCGTGCCTGTGGGTAAGTGTGTGATACGAACGGCAGAATCTGTCTTATTGATATGTTGTCCGCCAGCGCCTGAGGCTCTGAAGGTATCAATACGCAATTCTGCTGGATTAATTTTCACGGCTTCTAATTCATCGGCTTCTGGCATGACTGCTACTGTGCAGGCTGAAGTATGAATGCGTCCTTGAGTCTCGGTCTCAGGAACGCGTTGGATGCGATGACCGCCAGATTCAAATTTCAAGCGTGAGTAGACGGATTGACCCACCAAACGCAGGACAACCTCTTTATAGCCACCCAAGTCAGATTCAGCCGCGCTAACGACTTCCACTTTCCATTCCTGACGTTCGGCAAAGCGGGTGTACATACGTAATAGATCCCCAGCAAATAATGCGCTCTCGTCACCGCCAGTACCCGCCCGAATTTCTAAGAACACATTGCGTTCATCATTCTCATCTTTGGGTAGTAAAAGTTTTTGGAGCGTACCCTCAAGCTCTTCCATAGTTGCATGTGCTTGCTTCTGCTCTTCATCAGCAAACTCTTTCATCTCAGGATCTTTGCGCATTTCTTCGGCAGCTTGAGCATCCGCTTCAGCTTGCTTGTACAAGCCAAATTGTTCGACAACGTTTGCGATATCGGAGTGTTCGCGCGTTAGCTTCCGATAAGCATCCATATCTTTGGTTGCTTCCTCGGAGGCTAAAAGGGAGTTAAGTTCGGCTAAGCGCGTGTCTAGATGTTCCAGCTTAGCCCGCATGCTGGGCTTCATCTAATGATCTTCAGGTTTGGTGTGTGAGGCGAATAATTTGGGTAGCAACTTGATCAAGGCGTCGCGCTCGGCACCGTTGGAATGTTGCAAAGCATGGAGTGAGCCATGTAAAAATTTATTAGTTAAGCCTTGTGCCATTGCGTTTAGCACTTCTTGTGGATCATCTCCACGCATCAAGCGTTTCATTGCGCGTTCAAGTTCGAGCTGTCTTAAGTGCTCACCTTGTTGTTGAATATCCTGAATCAAAGGCACGGCATTACGCCCTTGCATCCAGTGCATAAAGTTGCCAACTCGATCCTCAATAATCGCCTCTGCTTGGCTCACAGCAGCTTGGCGCAAGCTCGTGCCAGTTTGAATCATGACTCCTAGATCATCAACCGTGTAGAGGTATACGTCATCGAGCCTTGCTATCTCAGGCTCAAAGTCTCGGGGAACCGCTAGATCAATCATCACCATCGGCTTGTGCCGGCGCAGTTTTAGGGCGCTTTCGACTAAGCCAAAACCAATGATGGGAAGGGAAGAGGCGGTGCTAGAAACAATGATGTCAAATTCATGTAAGCGACCAGGAAGTTCTGAGAGCTTAAAGGACTCTGCTTGTATATCTTGTGCTGCGATGGAATCAGCCAATTCTTGACCGCGTTCAATAGTGCGGTTTGCTATGGCAACATTTTTAGGTTTGCGTGCTACAAAGTGGGTTGCGCATAAGGTGATCATTTCACCAGCGCCTATGAATAATATTTTCTGATCAGATATCTTCTCAAAAATTCGTTCGGAGAGTCTTACAGAGGCTGCGGCCATCGAAATAGAGTGTGCGCCAATCTCGGTAGAGCCACGAACCCCTTTAGCAACAGCAAATGTTTTTTGAAATAGCTGGTTGAGATAGGTTCCCAAAACGCCTGCATCATTTGCGGTACGAACCGCATCTTTCATTTGACCCAAAATTTGGGTTTCGCCAATCACCATTGAGTCGAGGCCGCACGCAACCCTGAAAGCATGGCGAACAGCCTCTGATTGAGGCAAAGAGTAAATGTGTGGTTCGAGACTGCTGGGGGCAAGCTGTTGAGTTTTGGCCAGCCAATCAAAAGTTGCCTCATGCAGAATATCTGCAGCATTGGCATCATTTGCTGCGCAATAGACTTCAGTGCGATTGCAGGTTGACAAAATAGTGGCTTCAGGCAGCCCAGCCTGATTCGCGCCCAATAAATGTTGGCGCAGATCGTGCAACGCTTCTTGAAGAAATTCAGGATCGAAGGCGACCTTCTCCCGAATGGCGACCGGCGCTGTGTGATGATTGATGCCGAGTGTCAACAACTTCATAATGGTGATTATAGATTTGATGACGTCAGCAATGGGGGTAAGAATGGGGGTTTTGGCTTTTCTGCTAATTGGGGGTGGGTCAGGGGCCTCAGCCTGGATTTTTTACCCCAGAAGACCTCGGAGCACCGAGTTCTTGAGGTTTTTATTGGCTATATTGCTGGGCTTTCTAGCGGCCTTAGCAAGCTCTTACATAGGGCAGTACCAGGGATTTTTCCAATCCGGCCAAAAGCTTGAGTGGGTTAGCGCGATTATTGTCTCTAGCTTTGCAGGAGGCCTCTACGCTTCTCTAGCGAAATAGATCTGCCTGGTGAGTCTGGTTGGAGTCTTGGGCAGTTCTAATCCACTGAATGGGCTCTAGTCCATGGCCTGCTAACCAAGCATTTGTTTTGGTGAAGTGATTACAGCTTTCTTTACCGCCCGGCACTAAAAAAGGTTTGTCAGTTTTGTAAACCCCTAGGCCTGATGGATGGGACGATTGCAAAATCAATGAATCTTTTCCAGTATCGATGAGTGGAAGCTTGGATTGAGCGTGGCCTCCCCAAAGCATCCACACTAAATTGGAATTTCTCTTGGCTAAGTCAGAAATCAACAAATTGATAAGGCTCTTCCAGCCTATATTCGCATGACTGCCTGCTTCCCCAAGTTTGACGCTGAGTGCGGTGTTGAGTAGAAGCACTCCTTGTTTTGCCCAATCATGCAAATCGCCATTTGGCAGCTTTCCAAATCCTTCTAGTTCGAGTGCTTTGCTGATATTGCGAAGAGAGCTTGGGAACGCTCTTGAATTGACGGGGATATTGCTCGGAATCGAGAAAGCAAGACCTTGCGCAAGCCCTGGTGAGTGATACGGATCTTGTCCAAGAATGATCGCTTTGACGCTTTCAACTGGTGTTAACTCAAAAGCCCTAAAAAAATGTTGGGGGTCTGGGCGAACGCTATTAAATTCGCTCGCTAAGATAGACTGAATATTGCCTTCTAGCGTTTTCCAAGAGGACGATTCAAAATAATCGCCCAACAGGTTGCGCCAATCTTGAGGTATAGCATCTTTGGAGAACGGGGGCATTGGATTACGTGTTGCCAGACTTTGCAGTGGTCAGATCGTATTGCTTTGGCAGTTGAGACGGTAAGAGCATCAAAATACGCTCATGTTCAAGATCGTCACGATAAAAGGTTGGGCTGATATCTTGATTTTTAGTAAGGCTATTGAGTACCTTATCAAACCGTGCGCTGGTAATGCGCTGGCCATTAATGCTCGCTAGTAAATCGCCTGCCGCTAAGCCTGCTGCTTGTGCGGCTCCTCCATCCAAAATATGGGTAATCTTGAGCCATCCATTTGAATCAATATGGCGCATACCGAACTGTAGTTTTACTTTCTCGAGTTTGGTCTGATGCTTTAATTTCACTGCAACATATTTTGAAGCAATCCATTTTTAGATCGGAATATCCTCAACTCCAAAAATATAGCGTGATTTAAATTCACTCCAAATTTTCATGAAGCTATTGCCAAGCAAGGTATTGATTAAATCATCAAGACCATTTTCAGAGATCCCGTCGAGTGTGATCCCATGCTTTTTCCAGATTAGTCGCATCAAATCGTCTAATGATTTTTTATGCTTTGAAAATCCGCGAATTTGCAAATCTAACCCAAGAGCAAGCAGAGCGCCTTTGCCGTAATAACTCACCACCGCATTTGGAGTGTTTTCGTCGACTTGATAATATTTTTCCATGCATCAAAAGAGCTATCTGCAAGACTTTGTTTAAGTCTACCAGGACCTCGTAATACGCCGTTCCAGTTATCGGAGACGAGTTTCAGGTATGCGCCAAGATTGATGCGCTTGCTGCGAAAAAGCTGAAGGTCATCGTAGTAGCTGGTAAATCCTTCAAATAGCCACAGTAAGCGGGTGTGATTTCGATTGCTTAGTTCGTAAGGCTGAAATGCTTTTGGTTGAATGCGCTTGACCAACCAAGCATGAAAATATTCATGACTGCATAGCCCTAGAAATTCACGATAGCTAGCCTCATCTAAAGGAGTGTCTTTTTGGGGAAGTTGATCTCTGCGGCAGAGTAAAGCGGTGCTATTGCGATGTTCAAGGCCGCCATATCCATTTAGGACTGCATTGACTAGAAATAAATAGCTTGAAAATAGCGGCCGCTTTGTTTTGGGCTCAAACAGATTGATCGTCGCGGAACAAATTGCTTGTAAGTCGTTTGTTAGGCGCGTTACATCAATCGGATGTAACCATCCTTGGATGGCCATGCTATGTGGCGTGCTATTGGAATTCCAGCGCACGATCTGAAACTCCCCCATGGCTACAGGA contains:
- a CDS encoding PDZ domain-containing protein, whose amino-acid sequence is MKLKHQTKLEKVKLQFGMRHIDSNGWLKITHILDGGAAQAAGLAAGDLLASINGQRITSARFDKVLNSLTKNQDISPTFYRDDLEHERILMLLPSQLPKQYDLTTAKSGNT
- a CDS encoding uracil-DNA glycosylase — its product is MPPFSKDAIPQDWRNLLGDYFESSSWKTLEGNIQSILASEFNSVRPDPQHFFRAFELTPVESVKAIILGQDPYHSPGLAQGLAFSIPSNIPVNSRAFPSSLRNISKALELEGFGKLPNGDLHDWAKQGVLLLNTALSVKLGEAGSHANIGWKSLINLLISDLAKRNSNLVWMLWGGHAQSKLPLIDTGKDSLILQSSHPSGLGVYKTDKPFLVPGGKESCNHFTKTNAWLAGHGLEPIQWIRTAQDSNQTHQADLFR
- the prfA gene encoding peptide chain release factor 1, whose amino-acid sequence is MKPSMRAKLEHLDTRLAELNSLLASEEATKDMDAYRKLTREHSDIANVVEQFGLYKQAEADAQAAEEMRKDPEMKEFADEEQKQAHATMEELEGTLQKLLLPKDENDERNVFLEIRAGTGGDESALFAGDLLRMYTRFAERQEWKVEVVSAAESDLGGYKEVVLRLVGQSVYSRLKFESGGHRIQRVPETETQGRIHTSACTVAVMPEADELEAVKINPAELRIDTFRASGAGGQHINKTDSAVRITHLPTGTVVECQDDRSQHRNREQAMKVLVSRIMDAREREKHQREAQTRKSLIGSGDRSDRIRTYNFPQGRITDHRINLTLYKIDAMMDGDLDDLCNALAFEHQAELLAALGDN
- the hemA gene encoding glutamyl-tRNA reductase, with the translated sequence MKLLTLGINHHTAPVAIREKVAFDPEFLQEALHDLRQHLLGANQAGLPEATILSTCNRTEVYCAANDANAADILHEATFDWLAKTQQLAPSSLEPHIYSLPQSEAVRHAFRVACGLDSMVIGETQILGQMKDAVRTANDAGVLGTYLNQLFQKTFAVAKGVRGSTEIGAHSISMAAASVRLSERIFEKISDQKILFIGAGEMITLCATHFVARKPKNVAIANRTIERGQELADSIAAQDIQAESFKLSELPGRLHEFDIIVSSTASSLPIIGFGLVESALKLRRHKPMVMIDLAVPRDFEPEIARLDDVYLYTVDDLGVMIQTGTSLRQAAVSQAEAIIEDRVGNFMHWMQGRNAVPLIQDIQQQGEHLRQLELERAMKRLMRGDDPQEVLNAMAQGLTNKFLHGSLHALQHSNGAERDALIKLLPKLFASHTKPEDH
- the prmC gene encoding peptide chain release factor N(5)-glutamine methyltransferase codes for the protein MSLRSLLGSTALPRNEAHILMAHVLDKHYQLPRSAIISRDELELHALAIENWYSLESKRLSGEPVAYLIGKRDFHNIELTVAPGVLIPRPETELLVDIALQEIKCIENLEGCLRILDLGTGSGAIALAIAHELPNVQVIATDQSSTALEIAKANAKKLGLDSRVKFLQGDWYHALDIVDFFDVILSNPPYIAAQDPHLAQGDLRYEPISALTDHADGLSCLQAIIRGASSHLNPKGLIAVEHGFDQSEAVADIEKFAEFTDIHIHQDLAGHHRVISARK
- a CDS encoding M61 family metallopeptidase gives rise to the protein MTPIDMNASDLPAIQYTVWPTDLHGHRFQVKLHIANPDPQGQILQMPAWIPGSYLIRDFSKHIESIEAFTAGSSRKKITLERIDNDQWILSDANSAVDIVTTVYAFDNSVRAAYLDTERAFFNATSLCLMVKGQTHVPCSLAITPPESVHAESWIVQTRLTSAKTDARGFGFYLAKNYDDLIDHPVAMGEFQIVRWNSNSTPHSMAIQGWLHPIDVTRLTNDLQAICSATINLFEPKTKRPLFSSYLFLVNAVLNGYGGLEHRNSTALLCRRDQLPQKDTPLDEASYREFLGLCSHEYFHAWLVKRIQPKAFQPYELSNRNHTRLLWLFEGFTSYYDDLQLFRSKRINLGAYLKLVSDNWNGVLRGPGRLKQSLADSSFDAWKNIIKSTKTLQMRW